From Magnolia sinica isolate HGM2019 chromosome 13, MsV1, whole genome shotgun sequence, one genomic window encodes:
- the LOC131224208 gene encoding uncharacterized protein LOC131224208, with protein sequence MVSEWWKGLSVDGYLGFKPFKKLKILKGNIKEWKKEILCKRQSDSLAILEEILAVDLAVKDGLMTAEDWIQRSNLIHTYSSITLEDEISWKQKSWSSWVAEGDKNMKYFHYIANVRARINKIRVLEVDGVRIESQDLIFAEVIEYFRNLLSKDDWVRPKLGNLQFRQIPAEEASGLESQITVAEVKEAIGAFSGDKAPGPNGFPMLFFQSFWEVL encoded by the coding sequence ATGGTTTCGGAGTGGTGGAAGGGGCTCTCGGTAGATGGTTACCTCGGGTTCAAGCCGTTTAAGAAGTTAAAGATTCTGAAGGGTAATATTAAAGAATGGAAGAAAGAAATCCTATGCAAAAGACAGTCAGACTCTTTGGCTATTTTGGAAGAGATCTTGGCAGTAGATCTAGCAGTTAAAGATGGCCTGATGACAGCAGAAGACTGGATCCAGAGGTCCAACCTTATCCACACCTACTCCTCCATAACTCTTGAAGATGAAATCTCCTGGAAGCAGAAATCGTGGTCCTCTTGGGTAGCGGAAGGCGACAAAAACATGAAGTATTTCCATTACATAGCAAATGTTCGGGCGAGGATTAATAAAATCAGAGTTTTAGAAGTCGATGGGGTTAGAATTGAAAGTCAGGATCTTATTTTCGCAGAAGTAATCGAATACTTCAGAAATCTCCTTTCCAAAGACGACTGGGTCAGACCGAAGCTTGGTAATCTTCAGTTTCGGCAAATTCCTGCTGAGGAAGCTAGTGGGTTAGAATCTCAGATTACTGTTGCTGAAGTTAAGGAGGCCATCGGGGCCTTTTCAGGTGACAAAGCCCCTGGTCCAAACGGTTTTCCAATGCTCTTCTTCCAGTCCTTTTGGGAAGTTCTTTAG